The following proteins come from a genomic window of Neofelis nebulosa isolate mNeoNeb1 chromosome 5, mNeoNeb1.pri, whole genome shotgun sequence:
- the C5H21orf58 gene encoding uncharacterized protein C21orf58 homolog isoform X1, which produces MSCPQSPPCGTLGPLDPRGGGHSGSIGADAPHAAQTLSTHTLSVLIFSAQKLEQERENVEGGSEDPHFVPGNEDRPDAAVLSALRRRKDLLQRLWEQHLLEEVSQPRAPSEVNRGGAWGSALPPEVPPVGIRPAVSPPPPALEPPHIIQHSVPQPPATIIQQLPQQPLIAQIPPLQAFPTQRSGSIKEDMVEMMLMQNAQMHQIIMQNLMLKALPSGGSQAALLHSTPQRQKPPSVHHHHHYAPPARLQASPAGYSMWPPVVPATIPPPASGFLHHMAGPSLAALSGVASDGILPTQAPGL; this is translated from the exons ATGTCTTGTCCCCAGTCACCTCCATGTGGGACACTGGGCCCTTTGGACCCTCGGGGGGGAGGTCATTCCGGGAGCATAGGGGCAGATGCCCCTCATGCAGCGCAGACCCTGTCCACTCACACACTTTCTGTCCTGATCTTTTCGGCACAGAAACTGGAGCAAGAGCGTGAGAATGTGGAAGGGGGTTCTGAGGACCCTCACTTTGTGCCAG GAAATGAGGACAGGCCGGATGCAGCTGTACTAAGTGCTCTGAGGAGGAGGAAAGACCTTCTGCAGAGACTCTGG GAACAGCacctcctggaggaggtgtcCCAGCCCCGAGCCCCGAGCGAGGTGAACAGAGGAGGAGCCTGGGGATCAGCACTGCCCCCAGAGGTGCCCCCGGTGGGCATCCGTCCTgctgtctccccacccccgccagccctGGAGCCACCACACATTATCCAACACTCG GtcccccagcctcctgccacCATTATTCAACAACTACCTCAGCAGCCACTCATCGCACAGATTCCCCCTCTCCAGGCCTTCCCCACTCAAAGGTCAGGCAGTATTAAGGAAG ACATGGTGGAGATGATGCTGATGCAGAATGCACAGATGCACCAGATCATTATGCAAAACCTGATGCTCAAAGCCCTGCCCTCTGGGGGATCACAGGCCGCCCTTCTGCATTCCACCCCACAG AGGCAGAAGCCGCCCTCCGtgcatcaccaccaccactatgCACCCCCAGCCCGGCTGCAGGCCTCCCCGGCGGGTTACTCCATGTGGCCCCCAGTGGTCCCAGCCAccatccccccacctgcctccggCTTCCTGCACCACATGGCTGGCCCCTCCTTGGCAGCCCTTAGTGG GGTGGCATCTGATGGCATCCTGCCCACACAGGCTCCGGGCCTGTGA
- the C5H21orf58 gene encoding uncharacterized protein C21orf58 homolog isoform X2 → MLDSSVADAMTRLTLKLLEKKLEQERENVEGGSEDPHFVPGNEDRPDAAVLSALRRRKDLLQRLWEQHLLEEVSQPRAPSEVNRGGAWGSALPPEVPPVGIRPAVSPPPPALEPPHIIQHSVPQPPATIIQQLPQQPLIAQIPPLQAFPTQRSGSIKEDMVEMMLMQNAQMHQIIMQNLMLKALPSGGSQAALLHSTPQRQKPPSVHHHHHYAPPARLQASPAGYSMWPPVVPATIPPPASGFLHHMAGPSLAALSGVASDGILPTQAPGL, encoded by the exons ATGCTGGACTCCTCAGTAGCAGATGCAATGACCCGCCTGACCCTAAAACTCTTAGAGAAG AAACTGGAGCAAGAGCGTGAGAATGTGGAAGGGGGTTCTGAGGACCCTCACTTTGTGCCAG GAAATGAGGACAGGCCGGATGCAGCTGTACTAAGTGCTCTGAGGAGGAGGAAAGACCTTCTGCAGAGACTCTGG GAACAGCacctcctggaggaggtgtcCCAGCCCCGAGCCCCGAGCGAGGTGAACAGAGGAGGAGCCTGGGGATCAGCACTGCCCCCAGAGGTGCCCCCGGTGGGCATCCGTCCTgctgtctccccacccccgccagccctGGAGCCACCACACATTATCCAACACTCG GtcccccagcctcctgccacCATTATTCAACAACTACCTCAGCAGCCACTCATCGCACAGATTCCCCCTCTCCAGGCCTTCCCCACTCAAAGGTCAGGCAGTATTAAGGAAG ACATGGTGGAGATGATGCTGATGCAGAATGCACAGATGCACCAGATCATTATGCAAAACCTGATGCTCAAAGCCCTGCCCTCTGGGGGATCACAGGCCGCCCTTCTGCATTCCACCCCACAG AGGCAGAAGCCGCCCTCCGtgcatcaccaccaccactatgCACCCCCAGCCCGGCTGCAGGCCTCCCCGGCGGGTTACTCCATGTGGCCCCCAGTGGTCCCAGCCAccatccccccacctgcctccggCTTCCTGCACCACATGGCTGGCCCCTCCTTGGCAGCCCTTAGTGG GGTGGCATCTGATGGCATCCTGCCCACACAGGCTCCGGGCCTGTGA
- the C5H21orf58 gene encoding uncharacterized protein C21orf58 homolog isoform X3: MSCPQSPPCGTLGPLDPRGGGHSGSIGADAPHAAQTLSTHTLSVLIFSAQKLEQERENVEGGSEDPHFVPGNEDRPDAAVLSALRRRKDLLQRLWEQHLLEEVSQPRAPSEVNRGGAWGSALPPEVPPVGIRPAVSPPPPALEPPHIIQHSVPQPPATIIQQLPQQPLIAQIPPLQAFPTQRSGSIKEDMVEMMLMQNAQMHQIIMQNLMLKALPSGGSQAALLHSTPQGGI, encoded by the exons ATGTCTTGTCCCCAGTCACCTCCATGTGGGACACTGGGCCCTTTGGACCCTCGGGGGGGAGGTCATTCCGGGAGCATAGGGGCAGATGCCCCTCATGCAGCGCAGACCCTGTCCACTCACACACTTTCTGTCCTGATCTTTTCGGCACAGAAACTGGAGCAAGAGCGTGAGAATGTGGAAGGGGGTTCTGAGGACCCTCACTTTGTGCCAG GAAATGAGGACAGGCCGGATGCAGCTGTACTAAGTGCTCTGAGGAGGAGGAAAGACCTTCTGCAGAGACTCTGG GAACAGCacctcctggaggaggtgtcCCAGCCCCGAGCCCCGAGCGAGGTGAACAGAGGAGGAGCCTGGGGATCAGCACTGCCCCCAGAGGTGCCCCCGGTGGGCATCCGTCCTgctgtctccccacccccgccagccctGGAGCCACCACACATTATCCAACACTCG GtcccccagcctcctgccacCATTATTCAACAACTACCTCAGCAGCCACTCATCGCACAGATTCCCCCTCTCCAGGCCTTCCCCACTCAAAGGTCAGGCAGTATTAAGGAAG ACATGGTGGAGATGATGCTGATGCAGAATGCACAGATGCACCAGATCATTATGCAAAACCTGATGCTCAAAGCCCTGCCCTCTGGGGGATCACAGGCCGCCCTTCTGCATTCCACCCCACAG GGTGGCATCTGA